ACCGTTTGTTTCATtcgattttatgtttttatttttagtccttattGATTGAGACGGCTGGAGGTGAAAAATAGGGGGATTGGCAGCAGCCATCTTCAGTTCAAACTGCAATTTTCTCCCATCTGACATATTTTTCTGTTAACAGGACCTTCCCAAAAAAGACTcagaaaatatgtttttgtttgtcttaCCCACCTAATTCAATCAGTCCAAATATGGGTTTCTCCCAGGAGCAGTCTTGGGTGGAGCAGTCATCGGGGAAGCCTGACGGCAGGCTGCAGTTGCTTCCTGCACAGGAGACGCTCACGTCTCCCGGGTCTGAGACGTCCATCGTGATGGGACGTAGGACCGGACAGTAGAGAGGACAGTAAAGAGGACAGTAAAGAGGACAGCAGAGACGGAGCAGAGGAGACCACGTCCTCCGGGTTACAGGGCGCCGAGGTGACGCACACCCATGGATTTCCTATAAGCTCTGATGGCACCAACATTGAACGGGATGGTCCAGGGGAAACTCGTTTTCTCTGGTCGAACAAAACACAAGACAAATCATGAATACACTTGTGAAGTGTCACCCGTCCAAATACTTACAATTCACTCACATTCATTGTCCCGAGACAAGATAAAGGATGAACAATGTTGATGGGTTGGCAGCAATGTTATATTTCCTCCTAAACTTGTTAATTTTCAAACCCTAAACGGCTCATCCTTGTGTTTGTACTATCTATCAGCATAATGTCCATTTATCAGAGCTTTAATTGAACTGTCCTCATCATTATTACTTTCTTTACCAATACAATCTCTAATaacaagtacaaaaaaaaaggtttagtcATTTTTGCAACTTCATTAAGGCTTAGAAAAACTCATGCATGGACACATACATCCAGTAAAGATGAATTATGATGTTTATACTCACTGCCTGACCAGAGCTGTCCCTCCTGCAGACGCACTTAGACTTTGACACAACCTGCGATCTACGGTCGCTGTCATTCTCTCTCCTCCTGCACCTCCTACACCTCCCACCCTGCACACTCTTAACTTGCTCTTAACCAACACAGGGACCTTTTTCACCTTGCTCACTAATGTAGGCTACATGTCTTTTTGAAGCCTTTTGAAgtctttatcctttatttcattcattaaaaaaaaactaaacagttcaatataattacaacaaatctctttccttgaatgaaagggaacagatagaagactaagcttattttatctgtccctttttgctaagaaattaaatttaaattaatgtaataataaaaaaacaaaacaaattacaaattacacaattaaaaaaaaacattttccagtaaacgtaatttaaaaaaaacaaacaaaaaaaaaaaagtacaacaaagttatgaaataacacaaaatagctgtcgtcaaacacaaatagtcttattcttttttgattcgaAGAAAAAGAATATGataatggtgctaaaaagagaaaaaaaagaaaacccacctaacttaacaattatcatgatattttttcatcaaactggctattatattattcttttaaatgtaatgtttgatttgcattctttggattctgtatccagattgttccataaactgataccttttacagaaacacaacgttccattaattttgtcctgaattttgtttttttaaagatctctgttccttttaagttatacttattttcccttttttcaatttttttctgtatattgattggcaaacttttcttatgagctttccacataatttgcagaattctgTGGTCCAATAATTCAAGAAATGtcaacagttttaactgaaggaataatggatttgaaggatgactatattgttttctactaattattcttatggcttttttttgtcaaataaaaatAGACTTTTGCAAGCATTTCCCCATACTTCAATGCaataggtcagatatggaacaatcatagtgttatataaaatatacaatgCCTTGTTATCCAGTGAATCTTTTACTTTGTGTAACATGTAACAATTTATCAATGTTTTAATAGGTCCAAAACTGTCAGCCTTCTGTGCCAGTAAGAGGGAGGACTGTGGAGTACCTGAGGAGATTTCCATTTCATTTTACCTGGCTCACAAGATAACGTAAAAAAGATCATGATTTACTTTCAACACAAGTCTATATAGTTGGGACATCTCGGACCACAATGACACACCTGTACTAGTGCCATGATGACATCTACCCACTGGATGGCAGCATCTCAAATGAAACTATTTCCTACAACAGTTTTTAAGGACGAGTCATGGATTTGAAACAAAaatatccccaaaaaataaaactaaacgtTTTAAGAAGAATGGCAATTTAAAGAtagaaaggaaacaaaaatatGTGTCTGACAAATGGAGACAAGCccgcatttattcatttattttttcttgtgcaCTGAAGACCTATTTAACCTTCAGGTTTTCTGCCACACCACTACAACagtaattaatttatacatattatcattatttaaatGCAGAACCAGTTATATAAATATGATTTATTAATAGTAGTAGTGGCAGATGCAttttaaatcaaaatcaaatcaaatcaagtttatttatagccCTTTACAATAGCCAAAAGGTACCCAAAGTGCCTTACATGAAAGTCCTAAAACAATAGCTTACATAAAATGgataattaaaaccaatgtgTACATATAGTTAATAGAATAGTGCGTAAAATGACAGTCCTTTTGCTGATGAAATACAGTCTAAAATCGCTGATATAAATGGTGATAAATCAAATTCGGAAACAatgactcacttattctggctgtgccccattgttcatacttttttggagtgatatgtgtcattttgtgtctgaaagcattgaaactgatttcaaattattttggaaggatgtgttgtttggtgtttttgaccatgtagggattagaacaaagccaaaagaaacatttattattaatttgttgattatccttgcaaaattccacatccacaaatccaaattcttacacaaaaaatcctctttttttacttttcattgtgaattcaatcatatggactctattaagtttttctacaaattcaaaagcaatcaaaaccataaatgtatgtaaatgttttggctttctgttataatttcatcccccctggctggctataatgtgttgtgctttttgttttgttttttatttgttttatactctttatatgttataattcaacttgaaattgcataatgtgaagatttgtaatcattgtactttttgcaaatgttaaataaaaaaaagggggaaaaatggtaataaataaataaataagggtgAGCTGACATAAGTCCAGCCGCGCGGAAGGGGGCGCTGTTGCCACGAGTCAGCATGCCCGCCCCCTGAGGGAGCCCGAGTAAAAACCAACGAAGAAGACAAAGTCTGCGAAGTTCTACTGAAGAAATGGCTTTAAGAGCTGCGTTAAGAGGCAAGTGCAGCTTATAGGGCTCCCCTGGGCGAAGGTCTTATTTCTCTGCCGTCCTGCGCGATGATTGCATGAACTGTCAGTGTTGTTTGATGGTAAATGTTGAATGAAATGCTAAAAGGTGTGCGGGCTGCGGCTGTgctaagcctgaattatggttctgcgttaaatcgacgcagtgctTACGGCGTAttgtacgcggtgacgcgcaccctacgccgtaggttctgcgttggtttaacgcgggaccataaatcagcctttatgctAAAGTGGAGCAAAGGTGACAGGACTGGTTTGTGCTGCAGGTCAAACACCAAAGATCCTCAATGACTCCTCACAGATTCACACTGGGGCCTTAAAACTTACAATTGGTGTCTGAATGCCATGTTGCATGTTTAATGTGAGGAATCACATGAACAGTAACTAAAGCCACACAAGCATCAGTTCTGTTGGGAtgctttaattgttgttttgcACCAAGTTAAGTTTTGGTTTTGCTCAGTACATATCTAGTTAAAACACCAAGAACTTGGTGCAAtttaatagataaataaatgtcTTTTAAGTTTTCTAAAATAAAAGATGGTGTATAATCTACACCATCTTTTCAACTAACATCATAGACTTTAGTAGTTGCCCAAATTATTGATATATTATTATgggaattatatatatatatttatatttattacatCTGTTAAAagctttattatttattggtcGTCAGCGTGGGATCCTTTCTTTTGcattatatatacaggactgtctcttatttttttaatattgctgatcatggctcacagcttaagaaaactcaaatatcttatctcaaaaaattagaatattctgggaatcttaatcttaaactgtaaatcataatcagcaatattaaaataataaaaggcttgcaatatttcagttgatttctaatgaatccagagtgtatgacatttttgtttttgtaattgcattacagaaaataaagaactttaacacaatattctaattttctgagacagtaatgtgtatatatattttttattattatttataatttttatttttcaaaatgaagacaaaaaaaaggttaacaacaccacatttcacataaaaaaaaataaaaatattacaatgacaaaaaaaagacaagggggTGGGGCGGAGGGTTGGTACAGATAAACTTTAGAGATGATTGTGCCTCTAGCTtcagctcaggtccagttctaaaagaaaaataagtcaaataaaataaaaagcctgtGACCAACACAACAGGTCATGTTATTGTTCTATTATTCTCAGGTGTTCTCTAATGATATATCTTTTGTATTATAAAGTGTAAATGCAGGGACACGTGATTCATTGTATTTATTAGCAAAGAGAGCATCAGGAGTCGGGTTTAAGACGGTGTTGTCTCTGTCGTCCACGAAGGTCGTCTCTCCCAGCTGTCGTCCTGCACCGGTCATGGCAGAGTGTGTGTCCCCCCCACCCTGCTCACCCAGCAGAGGAACAGCTCCACCTCGCCCAAGATCAAggtggacttggaccagagcaCAGGTAAAGCTGCCGCCTTATTCCCTGGAAGCTGCACTTCCACTTCCCCTCACTGTCAGTGAGACTAGATGACCAAACATGCTGATCTTTAGGTGTGGCGGTGATGCGGATGCAGAGTCCTCCGGTCAACAGCCTCAGCCTGGACTTCCTCACGGAGCTGTGCATCAGTCTGGAGAAGCTGGAGATGGATAAGGGATGCCGGGGCCTCATCATCACCTCGGTATGACACAAACTCTTAATTTAGTTTGGCTTCGCGCTGCAGCAAAGGTGACCTGTAGGTATTTCATGTTAAACACAGTCTTGTGAAAAAAGACTGCGCACCCTCTTTCctttctgaggttttgtgagTATCATCTGCTTGGGAAATaaggtaaatacaacctcagattaACATGATACACTATGCCATAatttatttaaagaaaagacTAAACCAAAATACTGGAGCTGTGTTTGAAAACTTGACAGTACCGTTTGCACACTGACCTTGGGCTGAACCTGCAGGCGTTCTTGATGGGTGGCAACAGTCCCCTTCTCTAAGatcactgctgatgtctttACTTCTTGGCATTGTtacctcactgcaaaaactcaaaatcttaacaagaatatttgtctttttttttgttaaaatgtctcatttttagtcaaaacaaatctcgttacacttaaaacaagactcatcactggaaaaaacaacaattttcacctgtttcaagtagattttcacttaaaataagtagaaaaatctaccagtggaacaagatttttttgcttgtaatgagaagataaatcttgtcccactggcagattttcctacttatttcaagtgaaaatttacttgaaacaggtgaaaattgttaaataagttatttttctggtaatgactcttgttttaagtgtaatgagattttttgactaaaaatgatacattttaactagaaataagacaaatattcttgttaagattttgagtttttgcagtgctcaACCCTAAATGCTCGGGCTCAGCCTGATGCCCAAACCCTTGCTTTGGTGAAGGTTCCCACTCTTGATGATGATTAATAAATCAAGTGTATTTCTTGATTCCTGTGGAAGCTGCAAGGATTGACTTCATTTTTCACCCACAGCTGTTCTTTTTTATCAGATCATGAACCTGTGTAATGTGTTGTGCTGCATCTGAGGCCGTATCTAACCCTTGTTGAGAGTTGCTAAGGACCAGATATTATTTCATCTGTAAAACGTCAGGAATGAAAAGGGTGCAGTTTTAGTTTGACGTGGCTTTATATCTGATAATTCCCCTGTAACCTCTCCCTTGGCGGTTTGGTCTTGCTTGCGTCGACCCAGAGCCAGCCCAAGGTGTTCTCAGCCGGACTGGACATCATGGAGATGTACGGCAAGAGCCCGGAGCGTTGTGGGGAGTTCTGGAAAGCCGTGCAGGAGATGTGGCTGAAGCTGTACAGCTCCAACATGGTCACGATAGCTGCAATCAACGTACGTATACATCACCCCCCCCTCACAAGTCCACACTGTCTCTACAGGACATCACTCAGGAAACGGAGTCAAACCCTCTCTCACCATTTCCTCCACAGGGCTCCAGTCCTGCAGGCGGCTGCTTGGTGTCGTTGACGTGCGACTACAGGATCATGGCCGACAACCCTCGCTTCAGCATCGGCCTGAACGAGACGCAGCTCGGCATAGTTGCACCTTTTTGGTAGGGAGTCGTACGTGCCGGCACGGGGAGTGTGATGAAAAAGCTGGTACGCGCCGTCTCTCTGGTGGGTAAcggttgctgctgctgcaggtttaAAGACACCCTGGCCAACACGGTGGGGCACCGCCACACGGAGATGGCGCTGGAGCTGGGGCTGCTCTACAACCCTGCAGAAGCCCTGAAGATCGGCATGGTGGACCAGCTGGTTCCTGAAGACCAGGTCCTCTCCACGGCTACGGAGACCATGACCAAGTGGCTGACCATTCCAGGTAACGTGCACGCCACAACCGCTGTGCTCATCCCTTTAGCCGAAGgacctagaccaggggtcggcaacccaaaatgttgaaagagccgtattggaccaaaaacacaaaaaacaaatatgtctggagccgcaaaaaatgaaaagtcttgtataagccttagaatgaaggcaacacatgctgcatgtatctatattagctataactgggggaagattttttttttcattaagcacttcgggaaaaaagtcgcaatgtcgagaaaaaagttgcaatgtcgagaaaaaagttgcaatgtcgagaaaaaagtc
This window of the Cololabis saira isolate AMF1-May2022 chromosome 21, fColSai1.1, whole genome shotgun sequence genome carries:
- the eci1 gene encoding enoyl-CoA delta isomerase 1, mitochondrial, giving the protein MALRAALRGRLSQLSSCTGHGRVCVPPTLLTQQRNSSTSPKIKVDLDQSTGVAVMRMQSPPVNSLSLDFLTELCISLEKLEMDKGCRGLIITSSQPKVFSAGLDIMEMYGKSPERCGEFWKAVQEMWLKLYSSNMVTIAAINGSSPAGGCLVSLTCDYRIMADNPRFSIGLNETQLGIVAPFWFKDTLANTVGHRHTEMALELGLLYNPAEALKIGMVDQLVPEDQVLSTATETMTKWLTIPEHARQITKSMMRKPTIDKLTSNRDADIHNFVSFITKDSIQKSLRMYLEMLKKRRG